TTCAGCCCAGTTTTTTACACGTCTCGTCATACCAACACTAATAATAACCTAGAGTACTATATGAcgaatgttttattattattttaaattacatAATTCTACTTTTCCTAaatattcttgtttttatttatttattttttgcgcgTGAATAAGTGGTTGACGTTGATGAAGTTCGAGCGCGCACGTACGTTTTGCATCGTCAATTGTTAAAAGCCAATTGTGTGAGAGCTCGTGCGTGCATTGTGTTAGTGTTTACAGCGTCGTCTCGGTGGCGCCATATGTCTTTTTGGATTGCTAATTTCTCTAACCGGTTGTCCGCTCTCCTCCCTGCAACAGTGAGCGGTCCGGTAGCCTGAAGAAGGGCCGGCTCAGAGCGGCGTCGACCTGGCTGACAGCAGGGGCAAATGCCGCAGGTAGCCACCGGACCGGACCGTCTGCGTGTTACACACGCTTAGCTTAACATGCTAGATTAAAGACTCGCCTTTTAACAGAATGGTATCTCTTATATTCTATATAAttaaatatattactgtatgttACACTATCCCACCacaatgaaatataaatataacttTATACTGTTACTGGCTTCTGTGCTGTTGGGAAATTACACTACTACAAATCAGCTACTTAGCCGTTAGTGTAGCATTTCTAAACATTTGTACCAATAGTATTCAGTAATAATAACATATGGAATATAGTGCTCTGGAAATCACACGGCATGGATGAAGCACTGGGGTTAAACTGAAGTATCAATTTAGATAGTGAAAAACAGGCGGACCGGAACACAGATCATTTGTTCTTGAAAATAAAAGTATTGTAATTTTAGCAGAAGAAAATTAACTATCAGACTGCATCTGATCGATCTGCAAGATCTGCAAAAAGAGAAACACTTAAAGCTGCGGAatactttcatcaccaatttttcatcaaatctgtaaaaccccagtcatagccaaagtatcacaaatccgtgaGGCTTTCTGTGATTATTCAACTGAATGTCTTACCTCATGgcgaacaatttcgaagtgtcatccaccataaacaaaccatttatttacaagcagagccaggaggtacctcgggcatcttcagaattttgtcatgacATGCATTGCGGGAAACTGAGATTTGTGCAGCGGTCTGGCAGCAGCAGCGGATccgtatgatattatatggatgaaacaacgcagaaacggctgaaacgcttAAACGGCTatagggaagcggagctccagccatAATATCGTATGATTgcgctgccactgccaggcggctgcgcgaacctccgtttcccacaatgcacggtacgacaaaattccaaagatgcgcGAGTTACCTCTCTGGCTCTGTTCTTAAACACATGGTTtctttatggtggatggcaccttgaaattgttcaccgtgaaggaggtaagtaatcacagaaagactcacagatttgtgatacttagactatgacaggggttttacagatttgatgaaaaattggtgaccaaagtctcccgcacctgAAAGGAAAACTAATGTTGTGGTTGGTGAGGCTGATTAAGTGCTTTGGTATGTAAACACTTTGAGGTAAACAGTTACCAGCAGTCACATGGGAAGCCACCATCATTTCATTAATCATTTATCTACTAACAGAAAGAAAGCTAAAGTTTGTGATTGGGAATAGTCGGCAAGAACAAACAGAAATCGTGACTGTgttaacacaaaaagaaaaaaaaacacattactgCCAAAAATTTAGAAGTGATTGATTGCAAATATTATGTCAAAGTATTAAAAGTTCTAAAATGTTGTTTCTTGActtgttttatttcatgtatttacttaAGCATTATTTGAGCTTCTTGTCATTGCTGATGTTGTGTTTTGGGTTGTTTCtcaatttacacagactttaagTTGCTACTTAAATAAATCTGGTTTATTTTGAAGGGTCTGACCGGAAACTTGTCATCTCTAATCGTGAAAGGCCGCCCTCAGGTGGTCTGACCAATGGGGTTTTTTTATAGGCGGAGCTCTAACAGGCCACAGCTATTTCTCCTGCTAAATCTTGTCCGGCCTGAATATAGTGTGCAGTGTTTGTTCCAGCGGAGTTGCTCGCCTTTTTGTAACATTTCTCCGTCCAGGACAACAAAAGTGATGCTTCACCGAGGCACACCGCATAGCGAGACAGAGGAGGACCAGCGGTGATTGCTTTCTACAATTTACCCTTAAAAAAAACTTTCTTCCAAGGAGtatatttctgtgttttctttttttcgaCGTCAAGAAAAGCGCCGTTTGCGTCCTCAGTAATGCCGGACGACTTTTAGACAACTTGGCGTCTTCTTGTCTCCATGCGGGAGGAGACGCAGTtcgttgtggttttttttttttttttgccactttgtgTCCCATTAAGGATCGGAAGGTGTCGTGTCCGCCAACCGGAATGCCTCGTTTTTGGCCGTAGCTTCACGTAAATCTTTTTGTCCAGCTCTTTGCCCAGCGGACTGTGCGGCCGCTGCTACTGGATCTACGAGGACTTCTGCGCATTAATTCGGTGTAAATGGATCGCCAGTCCAGTTTCATTTCCATTTGGCTACAACTGGAACTCTGTGCCATGGCTGTTCTTCTTACTAAAGGTATCCAGACCTTTACTCTGTGGAAACGGACGTGTGCTAGCTTCTTCAAGTCAGGAAATGCAATATGTAGAAGGGGAATAAAGCAGACCTCAACTGAAACCCGACGAAGCGGACCTTACTTAACTTTGAGTAGTTTTCCTCAAAATATTACTGTCGGCAAATCAATACGTTAATATTTATAATGTAATAACTATGTTGAGTAATAAACTTTAGCAGAAAGGCTGACATTAACCAATTTTCTAATAATAGCTAATTTGTTGGACCGATTTTCCTGGACATAACATCACCTCACTGGTGCTGCCTTGTGTTTCTAGACTgatcttcattattttttttttatgactaaaTATAAAGTGCCAGTAACGACAACAAATTATATCATCAAACACATGTTAGGACTAAGTAAATCCTACAGCTGAATTGTTCACTAACTACTCCACTATAACATTATTTTCTACAAAATTGTAATCCTTGGTTTTAAAGCTTCCATTCATACAAGACTGAGCAGCACTAAAAGCCTCAGTACTTGGCCTGCCCCCCCTTCAACCCACAAAGGGGCCTCTCCTTTCTAATGAAATATTCTCCAAATGACCTGCCTGGGCCCTGCTGCTCCAATCATTCACAGGGAAAACACTGATCTGATGAATGTGCTCCTGCACTGCAAGTTAGTGCATTCAAAGAGGAGCTACCACTGAGAGAAACTTGGTTTAGTTCAGACAGTTTCAGCTCCATTTACTGAGCTCCCATCACATACTTTTGAGGAATATGTAGCCTAACCTACAGAATTATGGTCTTGTAGAAATAATCTATTGTCACTGGCAGATATGAAAATAGTCCATGAACTCAAATTTAAagcagtatttttattttcacaGAACAGCTTCTTGGCCTACATTTCTGTTTTTGGAGAGTAAACCAAAATATAAGGCTGAAGTAATGTATGGGCCTGTGTAAAAAGCAGGCAGCAGTAATGATAAGGTTTGGAAGCTCTTTGGATGGGACCTCAGTGCACCCTGCCCCCCCCAGGCTGTCCTGACCACAAGTAAAGCTTTGCGTGCAAACGGGAAGAGGAGACTCCTGTGCCGAACTCTGGCCCCCCCCCTCCTCTTTACGAGTTTCCATTTGGGTTGAAAGAAATTGACTTTGGCAAACAAACCACTAATTATAAGTTCCACAGTTCCTGTTTtataaaacaggacaaaaaggGCGATTTTTGCATGAGAAACTCACTTTAAATGAAGGCtgaattaatgtaaaaaaaaaaaaaaaaaaaaagtccagtattCCCATGAGATTTGTAAAGCTACCTGGCTGTTTACTGCAGGGCTTACCACACACTTTAAGAGCAGAGGCTTTGAACATAAGTGCTTATTCAGCTACACACCTAATGAGAGGGAGCCAAGCCTGAAAAAAGTATTTTTCTCCTAGTTGTACTCTGTGCTTTAaagactgatttaaaaaaaaaaaaaaaaaaaaattaaacggtTATGACTGAATTGGACTGGTGAAGTAAGGAAATGTATAGAACATGCTGATCTTGTGATCTGTTTAACTGCTGAAGGCATCACTCTTATTTGTTACGTTTATCACAAGCAAACTTTTGACATGATCTAAGCCCACCTTGTATGAATCTTAACATGGCATCTTTTCTCTGTGTATTTTCAGGAGAAATCAGGTGTTACTGTGATGCGCCACACTGTGTGGCCACGGGATACATGTGCAAATCAGAACTGAACGCCTGCTTTACCAAGGTATTGGACCCGCTTAATGCAAACTCTCCACTCACCCACGGCTGTTTAGACCCTATCGCCAATGCTGCAGACATCTGCAGCAGCAGCTCAAGGAGCACAGATGCCTTCAGCGGGGCCTCAGCAGCAGCTACACTGGAGTGCTGCCACGACGACATGTGCAACTACAGAGGCCTGCATGACCTGCCACACACCAGGGACTCGACAGGTAAAGGAGGAATATTGTAGCGCTTGAATCACTGGATGTTTGTGTGGTTGCTTTTTACTGAAATTGAAATATGAAATTCTGTCAACTGCTTTCAAAACGATTGTGCTCTCAGTGGGGATTTTTATTTATCCTCCTCAATAAATAGTATTTTCCTCTTTTGTGTTCCAGAGGCAATGCATTCAGCTATAGGGTTCTTCAAACACTCTACTGTTTATGGAAATGTGGGCCACCCTTGCAACtttgttttttcccctcccaCTTCCCAGCTTTCGAGAACCTCGATTTGACTTTTAATGTTTAGCAGTACTGCGCCTGGGAAGCCAGAGAGCCAGTTTACCTTTAAGCACTTGGAAAGAGATCAGATATATtcgttttttttattatgtgtgcACCATGTAATTTTCCCACTGAGTAAGAATGTGCCTGCCTTGTAGAGGGGAATATTCCCTGACAAGTCTGCATGTTGAGCAGTGATACAGGCtcgttgaatttaaaaaaaaaaaggtgcatagACGGACAGAGAAGAAGGGGAGCTCTCCTGGGGCTTTTTCTGCTGTGACCCTCTCCAGAGCACATTGCAGTTTATTAGCTCAAATTAATTTCTGGCCCTCTGTTAGGACAAGGTGACTCATTTGTTTTTACCCTGCTGCCCTTTCTCACTTCCTCACTCTCATCTGTGtatcttatttttttcctctctctgtgGTTGCTTTACTAGCATCATTGCTAATTTTTATCCAAAAAGCAGCCCATGTGAAAAGATGTTCTTAAAATCTTAAAACCAGACGATAATTTGTACATGAACTTCAACTGTAGGAGGAGAATTCACAGAATAACACAGCACTGTAATTGAGTTGTAAAACAACTGGTTAAAAAGCAGAAATTATCTTGTTAGTCATTGCATCATGGTGTTTGTTTCACAGAATATGACTGCTAGCATAAAACAATGTACAAAAAAGTGTATAGAGCCTTTAGCCAAGTTTGCAGTCATTTAGAACACCTTCAGATCTGGTACATGTACAATACACCATATTTTGGATATGATAAATTCTGATTTAGCCCCAGATGTTGATCACTAACTCTGCTGTGTGTTTAGAAATGATAATGGTTTGTGGTGAATAAGATGATGTGGAACCTTTTAATGAAAATGTTATTATAAATCATATTTGACAATGGCCTGTTCAGCTCATTTCACCTGTATTCCTTTTCCAGTGGTGCACTCCCACATCAAGTAAATTACCACTTCTGTAAACATATGTATTATATTTGTATACATTGTAATTTAACTGTGACATTAACATGAATAAAGTGTAGGCTACATGCGTTAGAACTAATTAACacaatttcttatttatttatttatttatttatttattttttacattaaaacttaAAATTTAAACATTTGAGGGGAAAAAACAGATGTGAAACAACCCAAGAATTATTCCTCAAAGTACCACCACTGTATTAAAATTATAGAGGAAATGCTGTCAACGCTTTCCACATACTACACAATTACCTGACTTAAAACATTAAATCCTAATACATGTCTGAAATTAAAGTAAAAGATTAAGAATTTAATGCAAAGTTTGTAACAATAACTGAGATAATACCTTTAACAGAGGATtctccctttgtttttgtttttttatagatCAGAACAGGTATTCACAAGACAACAGGAACCTGGTGACCCGGGTTCAGGAGCTGGCCTCAGCTAAGGAGGTGTGGTTCCGGGCAGCTGTGATCGCTGTGCCCATCGCAGGTGGTCTCATCCTGGTGCTGCTTATCATGCTGGCGTTACGGATGCTCCGCAGTGAGAACAAGCGTTTGCAGGACCAGCGACAGCAGATGCTGTCACGGCTCCACTATAGCTTCCATGGCCACCACACCAAGAAGGGCCACGTGGCCAAGCTGGACCTGGAGTGCATGGTGCCTGTCACGGGCCACGAGAACTGCTGTCTGACTTGTGACAAGATGAGGCAGGCGGACCTGGGCAATGACAAGATCCTGTCTCTGGTGCACTGGGGGATGTACAGTGGTCACGGAAAGCTGGAGTTCGTATGACTGACTGACTTCCTGTGTGGAACTATGACACAAAGAGCCAGGACTGCTTCTCAATCGTTGGCTTCTGCTTTTTTCTACTTTAAATGACATTCCCACCGTGTGTTTCATCCATTGGACTGTTGGGTTTGTgttattctgttctttttctaCCCAGTGGCGAAAAAATACAAGACTGATCTCATgccatgtgttttttttgctaGAGGAGCACTTTACTTGAAAATGAGAGGCAAAGCAGCGAGGAGCTTAATTTAAACTTGAGAGGGCAGGACTGAGGCAGAGTGAGAGGTCTGTCACTGCTCCAGAGGATCCTGGACTTGACACTGAGCGCTGAAGGATTCCAAATCTGTCTTatttgcacatgtgtaaaaaagcaaacaaacaagtaaaaaaaaaaacacaaaaagttgtTGCTTAAAACAATTTGACACTGACACCAGGGTACAAGAGACTTGTATGAGGAGTAAAAAGAGCGTTGAGAATTCAGTGTTTGTAAGTGTGCACACTCCTCTGTGTACGTTTCATGATTCAAGCTTATTGTaaaaatttaaatatatatatatatatttttgtctgATAAAACTGATAGGTGTGTCTTGCTCTGGGTGAATGTCCAACATCTCTCTCTGTGATCAGACTTAAAGCTTGATTGTGAGTGTGAAAGAAAACCAACcattaaaagtgactttttatttATGTGAGGAAGTTTGTGCTTATTACTGCTGTCGTGGTCTGGGTTTGAGCATCTTCAGGTCTAGCTCAGGGCTGTGTATGGCCTGTCTCACTCTGACTGTGTGGGAGTGGTGTGGGCTGCTCGCTGTGTGTGGACAGTAAGGCCTTGTTTTACAGTAGAGCTACATCTGTCTCAGGCGTTCTTGAACCCTCTACAAAGGTCAGGTTTCCAGCTTCAAATAGCCTCCACTCCCCCTCCTTCCAGACTGGATAT
This genomic window from Sphaeramia orbicularis chromosome 20, fSphaOr1.1, whole genome shotgun sequence contains:
- the bambia gene encoding BMP and activin membrane-bound inhibitor homolog, which encodes MDRQSSFISIWLQLELCAMAVLLTKGEIRCYCDAPHCVATGYMCKSELNACFTKVLDPLNANSPLTHGCLDPIANAADICSSSSRSTDAFSGASAAATLECCHDDMCNYRGLHDLPHTRDSTDQNRYSQDNRNLVTRVQELASAKEVWFRAAVIAVPIAGGLILVLLIMLALRMLRSENKRLQDQRQQMLSRLHYSFHGHHTKKGHVAKLDLECMVPVTGHENCCLTCDKMRQADLGNDKILSLVHWGMYSGHGKLEFV